A single region of the Amphiprion ocellaris isolate individual 3 ecotype Okinawa chromosome 4, ASM2253959v1, whole genome shotgun sequence genome encodes:
- the LOC111570905 gene encoding uncharacterized protein LOC111570905 produces MLSSEAEWVFMGFVFYISGIQGRANTICALKGFAVNLTCSAKHLSSSMKWYTVNRTDQSFLLNELTADENEVKYNMTDESNFTLTINNVSESDEKFYCCRKTTDNQTDCWGNRTQLQVADLQVKVIPSTEGQTVTLMCSTSCPLTEKPAAYIWYKNGEFLYEDWSPWYQELLSSDQAVRYSCAVKGYEGLRAPEVSVDSVSPVCFSVTYAKGKMCSYRGKSMDEPCSIIYPRDTYIQRTPQGKSYQMKCMTSCPITDPHTAYRWYWNKELYSDCESSSLALVSESSEIFSCAVKGNEELRSRELCVGDLFCFNVNYDRRRICALEGTAVHISSQYLHPENFRQLSKSWYKIKRRCEEKEDDAVLVTAAGPVNYLDNSNNQHTLRIDGLKMNDTAEYIFKLIRYAEYEKCEPSDLPGVLLAVTGLTVTMSPSAEVTEGQRVTLTCSTSCPLTDNNNYIWYLNSRPLSQNKHLVLDPVGLQHAGNYSCAVKTHGDMESAERALTVQARDKTMAVMNALKAAILLLILLAAFLFYLRMRKKKTVTTEPSGKVQAGKGGQMSENIALMDMNPAAQREPAEQQEDKV; encoded by the exons ATGCTGTCGTCAGAAGCTGAATGGGTGTTCATGGGTTTCGTCTTTTATATCTCAG GCATTCAGGGACGAGCAAACACTATCTGTGCCTTGAAGGGTTTTGCAGTGAATCTGACCTGCTCGGCTAAACATCTGTCTTCAAGCATGAAGTGGTACACTGTTAACAGAACTGACCAAAGTTTTCTCCTCAATGAGCTCActgcagatgaaaatgaagtaaAGTACAACATGACTGACGAGAGTAACTTCACTCTGACAATCAACAATGTGAGCGAGAGTGATGAAAAGTTCTACTGCTGCAGAAAAACTACCGACAACCAAACAGACTGTTGGGGCAATAGAACTCAGCTTCAAGTTGCAG ACCTGCAGGTGAAGGTGATTCCCTCCACAGAGGGACAAACAGTAACTCTGATGTGCAGCACCAGCTGTCCTCTGACTGAAAAGCCTGCAGCCTACATCTGGTACAAGAACGGAGAGTTTCTCTATGAGGACTGGTCTCCCTGGTACCAAGAGCTGCTCAGCAGTGATCAAGCAGTCAGATACTCCTGTGCTGTCAAAGGCTACGAGGGTCTCAGAGCTCCTGAAGTCTCAGTGG ACTCTGTTTCGCCAGTCTGCTTCAGTGTGACCTATGCTAAAGGGAAGATGTGTTCTTATAGGGGGAAATCTATGGATGAGCCCTGCTCTATTATTTACCCAAGAG ACACATATATTCAAAGGACACCTCAGGGGAAATCTTATCAAATGAAGTGTATGACCAGCTGTCCCATAACTGACCCTCATACTGCCTATAGGTGGTACTGGAACAAAGAGTTATACAGTGACTGCGAGAGTTCAAGCCTTGCACTTGTCAGCGAATCTTCAGAAATCTTCTCCTGTGCTGTAAAAGGCAATGAAGAGCTGCGCTCTCGTGAACTCT gtgttggggatttattctgctttaatgtgaattatgACAGGAGGAGAATCTGTGCCCTGGAAGGTACTGCGGTCCACATTTCAAGTCAGTACTTACATCCTGAAAACTTTCGTCAATTGTCTAAATCCTGGTATAAAATAAAGCGACGCTGTGAAGAGAAGGAGGATGATGCTGTACTTGTTACAGCTGCTGGCCCTGTGAACTATCTTGACAACTCCAATAATCAGCACACTCTGAGGATTGATGGCCTGAAGATGAATGATACGGCAGAGTACATTTTCAAGCTCATCAGATATGCAGAATATGAAAAATGTGAACCATCTGATTTACCTGGAGTGCTGTTAGCTGTCACAG GCCTGACAGTCACCATGAGTCCTTCTGCAGAGGTGACAGAAGGTCAGAGAGTCACACTGACCTGCAGCACCAGCTGTCCTCTGActgacaacaacaactacaTCTGGTACCTGAACAGTCGACCTCTGAGCCAAAACAAACACCTGGTTCTGGACCCAGTCGGCCTTCAGCATGCAGGAAACTACTCCTGTGCTGTGAAAACCCACGGAGACATGGAATCAGCTGAACGAGCTCTCACTGTTCAAG CTCGGGATAAAACAATGGCAGTAATGAATGCATTGAAAGCTGCCATATTACTACTGATCCTGCTCGCTGCTTTTCTCTTCTACCTGAGGATGAG aaagaagaaaaccgTAACAACTGAGCCAAGTGGCAAAGTGCAAGCTGGAAAG GGCGGCCAGATGAGTGAGAACATCGCACTCATGGATATGAATCCAGCAGCGCAGAGAGaaccagcagagcagcaggaagACAAAGTGTAA